The Streptomyces durmitorensis genome contains the following window.
TCGGCTTCGTCCTGAGCGGTGACGGCCTGCCCACCGTCTACGTCAGCGGTGACAACGCCCAGCTCTCCCTCGTCCGTGAGATCGCCGACCGATTCGGCCCGGTGGACACCGCGGTGCTGTTCGCCGGCGCGGTCCGCACTCCCGTCATGGACCGCGCGCTGCTCACACTCGACAGCGCTCAGGCCGCCGAGGCCGCCCGCATCCTGGACGCCCGCCGCATCGTGCCTGTCCACTTCGACAGCTGGGCCCACTTCACCGAGGGCCGCGACGAGCTTGTCGCCGCCTTTGCCGCCGCCGCCCTCACCGACCGCGTCGACTTCGGCATCCGCGGCTGAACTCACCTACGTCGCACGCGTACGCCGGACAGCCGGGCGCCGGCCGACAGGAACTGCCACGGCTGTCGGCTGGCGCCCCCGCGCGCCGCACACCTCGAAACCGAAGGACCGCACGACCATGACCGACCCCGTCCGCGGCGCCCGCCACGGCTCCGCCCCCGCCGCCCTGTCCGTACTGGACTCCGCCATGACCGGCACCGGCCAGAGCGCCACGGAGGCACTGACCGGCAGCATCGAACTCGCCCGGCTCGCCGACCGGCGCGGCTTCACCCGCTACTGGATGAACGAGCACCACGCCATGCCCGGCGTCTCCACCTCCAGCCCGCCCGTCCTGCTCTCCCGCCTCACCGCGGAGACCAGCAGGCTGCGGCTCGGCGCGGGCGGGATCATGCTGCCCAACCACCCGCCGCTGGTGGTCGCCGAACAGTTCGGCATGCTGGACGCCCTCGCCCCCGGCCGTATCGACCTGGGCCTGGGTCGCGCCCCGGGCACCGACCACGCCACGGCCGCCGCCCTGCGCCGCGGCGCGAGCGACGCCGAGGACTTCCCCCAACAGGTCGCCGAACTGCTGCACTTCCTCGGCGACGACTTCCCCGCCGAGCACCCCTACGCCGACCGCGTGTACGCCGTGCCGGGCCCCGCGCAGGACCGGCTCAACGGCGTCACCCCGTCCACCGGCCGTCTACCGGTGTGGCTGCTCGGCTCATCCGGCTACTCGGCGCAGCTCGCCGCCCGGCTCGGCCTGCCGTTCGCCTTCGCCGCGCACTTCAACCCGCGCGATGTCG
Protein-coding sequences here:
- a CDS encoding LLM class flavin-dependent oxidoreductase, with amino-acid sequence MTDPVRGARHGSAPAALSVLDSAMTGTGQSATEALTGSIELARLADRRGFTRYWMNEHHAMPGVSTSSPPVLLSRLTAETSRLRLGAGGIMLPNHPPLVVAEQFGMLDALAPGRIDLGLGRAPGTDHATAAALRRGASDAEDFPQQVAELLHFLGDDFPAEHPYADRVYAVPGPAQDRLNGVTPSTGRLPVWLLGSSGYSAQLAARLGLPFAFAAHFNPRDVVDALHLYRERFTPSEALAEPYALVSFTVAASDDAREARRQAGTLAHAMLRMFQRKSYLLPSPEEVDVYPYDAQERQAVDGWLNHVPHGTPEQVTAHLNQVQRDSGADELMIGSVGHSVRARLRSTELIADAYGMPDSPH